The Miscanthus floridulus cultivar M001 chromosome 7, ASM1932011v1, whole genome shotgun sequence genome includes a region encoding these proteins:
- the LOC136466928 gene encoding nuclear poly(A) polymerase 4-like isoform X1 translates to MAGSVGNGRAALRASPKRYSGTDPPLSLAGPTLADLQRTAELEKFLVEAGLYEGKEESAKREDVLSEIGQIVKEWVKQLTSKKGYAEQLVEQANAVLFTFGSYRLGVHGPEADIDTLCVGPSYVNREGDFFVTLHGILAEKEEVTELQPVPDAHVPVLKFKFRGISIDLLYASLSLSVIPADFDISQGSVLCDVDEATVRSLNGCRVVDQILRLVPNVENFRTTLRCLKYWAKRRGVYSNYFPCQITGFLGGVNWALLVARVCQLYPNAVPSMLVSRFFRVFTQWQWPNPVMLCAIENNDLGFSIWDPRKNPRDRNHLMPIITPAYPCMNSSYNVSSSTLRVIMEQFQFGNKICQEIELNKANWNALFEPFHFFEAYKKFLVVDIVAEDDDDLRLWKGWIESRLRQLTLKIDRDTKGILQCHPYPCEYSDPTIECAHCAFYMGLSRKEGSKKRGQQFDIRGTVDEFMREIGMYSLWKPGMDLAVTHVHREQVPSYVFEQGYKKPCPTMHANQQEQSDGDGTLSLSPYLESQPKRKYDSDGDGHVEPCKSVKRASVSPPGVGTPPHHGNSVSNVVCDSPVKFVSSVLCSGAQTSPSHDDTNLEQAQLTTSPYGSEDTSASGTSCAAVGAVVLADESSKLGNLTSDLEVDTIQIMPLHITLECVAQKGETKLEGIRSLASRNCAEFVESSVLAEKADLDIGGDEVN, encoded by the exons ATGGCGGGATCTGTCGGCAATGGCAGGGCGGCGCTGCGGGCGTCCCCGAAGCGGTACAGCGGCACGGACCCGCCGTTGTCTCTGGCGGGGCCGACGTTGGCGGATCTGCAGAGAACGgccgagctggagaag TTCTTGGTTGAGGCGGGCCTCTATGAGGGGAAAGAGGAGTCTGCGAAGCGGGAAGATGTGTTATCCGAGATTGGTCAG ATAGTCAAGGAATGGGTGAAGCAGTTGACTAGTAAGAAAGGATATGCTGAGCAATTGGTTGAACAAGCAAATGCAGTCCTTTTTACTTTTGGGTCTTACAGATTGGGG GTTCATGGACCTGAAGCTGATATTGATACCCTTTGTGTTGGACCTTCATATGTCAACCGAGAG GGGGATTTCTTTGTCACACTGCATGGCATATTAGCAGAGAAGGAAGAAGTTACTGAGTTGCAACCTGTACCTGATGCTCACGTACCTGTATTGAAATTTAAGTTCCGTGGGATATCAATTGACCTTCTGTATGCTAGCCTCTCTCTTTCAGTGATACCAGCG GATTTTGATATCTCTCAAGGATCTGTGCTTTGTGATGTTGATGAAGCAACCGTTCGAAGTCTTAATGGATGCAGAGTGGTGGATCAGATTCTTCGGCTTGTTCCAAATGTTGAG AATTTCCGGACAACACTCAGATGCTTGAAGTACTGGGCAAAGAGAAGGGGTGTTTATTCTAAT TATTTTCCTTGTCAGATTACTGGTTTCCTTGGGGGTGTCAACTGGGCTCTGCTGGTTGCCCGTGTCTGCCAACTCTATCCTAATGCTGTGCCAAGTATGCTGGTTTCTAGGTTCTTCAGAGTTTTTACCCAGTGGCAATGGCCGAATCCAGTGATGCTATGTGCAATTGAGAATAATGATCTTGGTTTTTCTATATGGGATCCACGCAAAAATCCGCGTGATAGAAACCATCTCATGCCCATCATCACTCCAGCCTACCCATGCATGAACTCTAGCTACAATGTTTCAAGCAGCACACTGAGGGTTATAATGGAGCAATTTCAATTTGGCAACAAAATTTGTCAG GAAATTGAACTTAATAAGGCCAATTGGAATGCTTTATTTGAGCCTTTCCATTTTTTTGAGGCGTACAAAAAGTTTCTAGTGGTTGACATAGTtgcagaggatgatgatgatcttcgTCTTTGGAAGGGATGGATCGAGTCTCGTTTGAGACAACTTACTTTAAAG ATTGATCGGGATACTAAAGGAATTTTGCAGTGCCATCCGTACCCATGTGAGTATTCAGATCCCACAATAGAGTGTGCACATTGTGCCTTCTACATGGGCTTATCAAGGAAAGAGGGGTCGAAAAAACGTGGTCAACAGTTTGATATCCGTGGGACAGTAGATGAATTTATGCGTGAAATTGGCATGTATTCATTGTGGAAGCCTGGGATGGATCTGGCTGTCACCCATGTCCATAGGGAGCAGGTCCCATCTTATGTATTTGAGCAAGGATACAAGAAACCCTGCCCTACAATGCATGCAAACCAACAAGAGCAGTCTGATGGAGATGGCACATTGAGCTTGAGCCCTTATCTGGAGAGTCAGCCTAAGAGAAAGTACGATTCCGATGGAGATGGCCATGTGGAACCTTGCAAATCTGTAAAAAGGGCTTCAGTAAGCCCACCTGGTGTGGGAACCCCACCTCATCATGGAAATAGTGTCAGTAACGTCGTTTGTGACAGTCCAGTCAAATTCGTTTCAAGTGTCCTTTGCAGTGGAGCTCAGACTTCTCCATCGCATGATGATACAAATTTAGAACAAGCACAATTAACTACTTCACCATATGGATCTGAGGATACCTCAGCATCAGGCACAAGCTGTGCAGCAGTGGGAGCAGTTGTTTTGGCTGATGAATCCAGCAAGCTCGGTAACTTGACATCAGATCTTGAAGTTGATACAATTCAGATAATGCCACTGCACATAACTTTAGAATGCGTGGCTCAAAAGGGTGAAACAAAGCTTGAAGGAATCAGAAGCTTGGCAAGCAGGAATTGTGCAGAGTTTGTAGAGAGTTCAGTTCTTGCTGAGAAGGCAGACTTAGACATAGGTGGGGATGAAGTGAACTGA
- the LOC136466928 gene encoding nuclear poly(A) polymerase 4-like isoform X2, protein MAGSVGNGRAALRASPKRYSGTDPPLSLAGPTLADLQRTAELEKFLVEAGLYEGKEESAKREDVLSEIGQIVKEWVKQLTSKKGYAEQLVEQANAVLFTFGSYRLGVHGPEADIDTLCVGPSYVNREGDFFVTLHGILAEKEEVTELQPVPDAHVPVLKFKFRGISIDLLYASLSLSVIPADFDISQGSVLCDVDEATVRSLNGCRVVDQILRLVPNVENFRTTLRCLKYWAKRRGVYSNITGFLGGVNWALLVARVCQLYPNAVPSMLVSRFFRVFTQWQWPNPVMLCAIENNDLGFSIWDPRKNPRDRNHLMPIITPAYPCMNSSYNVSSSTLRVIMEQFQFGNKICQEIELNKANWNALFEPFHFFEAYKKFLVVDIVAEDDDDLRLWKGWIESRLRQLTLKIDRDTKGILQCHPYPCEYSDPTIECAHCAFYMGLSRKEGSKKRGQQFDIRGTVDEFMREIGMYSLWKPGMDLAVTHVHREQVPSYVFEQGYKKPCPTMHANQQEQSDGDGTLSLSPYLESQPKRKYDSDGDGHVEPCKSVKRASVSPPGVGTPPHHGNSVSNVVCDSPVKFVSSVLCSGAQTSPSHDDTNLEQAQLTTSPYGSEDTSASGTSCAAVGAVVLADESSKLGNLTSDLEVDTIQIMPLHITLECVAQKGETKLEGIRSLASRNCAEFVESSVLAEKADLDIGGDEVN, encoded by the exons ATGGCGGGATCTGTCGGCAATGGCAGGGCGGCGCTGCGGGCGTCCCCGAAGCGGTACAGCGGCACGGACCCGCCGTTGTCTCTGGCGGGGCCGACGTTGGCGGATCTGCAGAGAACGgccgagctggagaag TTCTTGGTTGAGGCGGGCCTCTATGAGGGGAAAGAGGAGTCTGCGAAGCGGGAAGATGTGTTATCCGAGATTGGTCAG ATAGTCAAGGAATGGGTGAAGCAGTTGACTAGTAAGAAAGGATATGCTGAGCAATTGGTTGAACAAGCAAATGCAGTCCTTTTTACTTTTGGGTCTTACAGATTGGGG GTTCATGGACCTGAAGCTGATATTGATACCCTTTGTGTTGGACCTTCATATGTCAACCGAGAG GGGGATTTCTTTGTCACACTGCATGGCATATTAGCAGAGAAGGAAGAAGTTACTGAGTTGCAACCTGTACCTGATGCTCACGTACCTGTATTGAAATTTAAGTTCCGTGGGATATCAATTGACCTTCTGTATGCTAGCCTCTCTCTTTCAGTGATACCAGCG GATTTTGATATCTCTCAAGGATCTGTGCTTTGTGATGTTGATGAAGCAACCGTTCGAAGTCTTAATGGATGCAGAGTGGTGGATCAGATTCTTCGGCTTGTTCCAAATGTTGAG AATTTCCGGACAACACTCAGATGCTTGAAGTACTGGGCAAAGAGAAGGGGTGTTTATTCTAAT ATTACTGGTTTCCTTGGGGGTGTCAACTGGGCTCTGCTGGTTGCCCGTGTCTGCCAACTCTATCCTAATGCTGTGCCAAGTATGCTGGTTTCTAGGTTCTTCAGAGTTTTTACCCAGTGGCAATGGCCGAATCCAGTGATGCTATGTGCAATTGAGAATAATGATCTTGGTTTTTCTATATGGGATCCACGCAAAAATCCGCGTGATAGAAACCATCTCATGCCCATCATCACTCCAGCCTACCCATGCATGAACTCTAGCTACAATGTTTCAAGCAGCACACTGAGGGTTATAATGGAGCAATTTCAATTTGGCAACAAAATTTGTCAG GAAATTGAACTTAATAAGGCCAATTGGAATGCTTTATTTGAGCCTTTCCATTTTTTTGAGGCGTACAAAAAGTTTCTAGTGGTTGACATAGTtgcagaggatgatgatgatcttcgTCTTTGGAAGGGATGGATCGAGTCTCGTTTGAGACAACTTACTTTAAAG ATTGATCGGGATACTAAAGGAATTTTGCAGTGCCATCCGTACCCATGTGAGTATTCAGATCCCACAATAGAGTGTGCACATTGTGCCTTCTACATGGGCTTATCAAGGAAAGAGGGGTCGAAAAAACGTGGTCAACAGTTTGATATCCGTGGGACAGTAGATGAATTTATGCGTGAAATTGGCATGTATTCATTGTGGAAGCCTGGGATGGATCTGGCTGTCACCCATGTCCATAGGGAGCAGGTCCCATCTTATGTATTTGAGCAAGGATACAAGAAACCCTGCCCTACAATGCATGCAAACCAACAAGAGCAGTCTGATGGAGATGGCACATTGAGCTTGAGCCCTTATCTGGAGAGTCAGCCTAAGAGAAAGTACGATTCCGATGGAGATGGCCATGTGGAACCTTGCAAATCTGTAAAAAGGGCTTCAGTAAGCCCACCTGGTGTGGGAACCCCACCTCATCATGGAAATAGTGTCAGTAACGTCGTTTGTGACAGTCCAGTCAAATTCGTTTCAAGTGTCCTTTGCAGTGGAGCTCAGACTTCTCCATCGCATGATGATACAAATTTAGAACAAGCACAATTAACTACTTCACCATATGGATCTGAGGATACCTCAGCATCAGGCACAAGCTGTGCAGCAGTGGGAGCAGTTGTTTTGGCTGATGAATCCAGCAAGCTCGGTAACTTGACATCAGATCTTGAAGTTGATACAATTCAGATAATGCCACTGCACATAACTTTAGAATGCGTGGCTCAAAAGGGTGAAACAAAGCTTGAAGGAATCAGAAGCTTGGCAAGCAGGAATTGTGCAGAGTTTGTAGAGAGTTCAGTTCTTGCTGAGAAGGCAGACTTAGACATAGGTGGGGATGAAGTGAACTGA